A stretch of the Bacillus sp. FJAT-18017 genome encodes the following:
- a CDS encoding response regulator transcription factor — translation MKHILIIEDDQDIAELQRDYLEAEGFRVDIEENGKAGLDKALSEEFDCFILDLMLPGLGGFEICRHIRQVKDTPIVMISARKEDVDKIRGLGLGADDYMVKPFSPGEMVARVKAHLSRYDRLLGRETARKSVISLGALAIDIDDHRVYREGQEITLTAKEYDLLVFFVKNPNRVFSKEQLFEHIWGIDAFGDISTVTVHIRKLREKIEMDSSKPQYIETVWGAGYRLKI, via the coding sequence ATGAAGCATATACTGATTATTGAAGATGACCAGGACATCGCTGAGCTGCAGCGTGACTATCTTGAGGCCGAGGGCTTCCGTGTTGATATAGAGGAAAATGGAAAAGCTGGGCTTGATAAGGCACTATCAGAAGAGTTTGATTGTTTTATACTGGATTTGATGCTCCCTGGTCTGGGAGGATTCGAAATTTGCCGGCATATACGCCAGGTGAAGGATACACCTATTGTGATGATTTCTGCAAGGAAAGAGGATGTTGATAAAATTAGGGGCCTGGGGCTGGGCGCAGATGATTATATGGTAAAGCCATTTTCTCCTGGAGAAATGGTGGCGAGGGTAAAGGCACATTTGTCACGCTATGATCGGCTGCTTGGCAGGGAAACTGCCCGTAAGAGCGTTATTTCGCTTGGGGCCTTGGCAATTGATATTGATGACCACAGAGTATACCGGGAAGGCCAGGAAATTACCCTTACAGCTAAAGAGTACGATCTTTTAGTATTCTTTGTGAAAAATCCTAATCGGGTCTTTAGTAAGGAGCAGCTTTTCGAGCATATATGGGGTATTGATGCTTTTGGAGATATTTCGACTGTGACAGTCCACATAAGGAAGCTCAGGGAAAAAATTGAAATGGATTCATCAAAGCCTCAGTATATTGAAACAGTCTGGGGGGCGGGATATAGGCTGAAAATCTGA
- a CDS encoding DHA2 family efflux MFS transporter permease subunit, which translates to MDQKSVNNSGRPPYGIIAVLMIGAFIAFLNNTLLNIALPSIMADLKIEPATVQWLTTGFMLVNGILIPTTAFLIQKYSVRQLFLAALGIFTVGTIIAGTAHIFPVLLTGRMLQASGSAILMPLLMNVMLVSFPIEKRGTAMGVFGLILMFAPAIGPTLSGWIVEHYDWRMLFHFITPIAAAILIIGFFLLKDKKEKSNDRLDFVSLTQSSIGFGGILYGFSSAGNKGWDSPLVYGTIIIGVASLMIFIWRQLKQDNPMLNFRVYQFPAFALASVISMTVNMALFSGMILLPIYTQNLRGITPMDAGLLMLPGALIMAFMSPITGRLFDKFGGKVLAIVGLFIITITTYDFATLTLETSYTHLIVLYSIRSLGMSMVFMPVSTNGLNQLPPRFYPHGTAMNNTMNQVAGAIGTALLVTIMTNRTESSAEELGKEAMSKLTEQPTAEVAAQMKQQIMAQAMLDGINFSFLVATFISVIALILAFFIKRATQAEDPLDKAPVRKKLAEN; encoded by the coding sequence ATGGATCAAAAGTCAGTAAACAACAGTGGGAGACCCCCTTATGGCATTATCGCGGTTTTGATGATCGGGGCGTTTATCGCATTTTTAAATAATACATTATTGAATATCGCACTTCCGTCCATTATGGCGGATTTGAAAATAGAACCAGCTACCGTACAATGGCTGACAACAGGTTTTATGCTTGTTAACGGAATATTGATTCCAACAACAGCTTTTCTTATCCAAAAATACTCCGTAAGGCAATTATTCCTGGCTGCTTTGGGGATTTTTACAGTGGGTACAATAATAGCTGGAACTGCGCACATTTTCCCTGTTCTCCTTACAGGCAGGATGTTGCAGGCTTCGGGTTCGGCAATCTTGATGCCGCTATTAATGAATGTTATGCTCGTCAGCTTCCCAATTGAAAAACGGGGTACAGCGATGGGTGTGTTTGGTTTGATTTTGATGTTTGCCCCTGCAATCGGGCCGACCCTGTCTGGTTGGATTGTAGAACACTATGATTGGAGAATGCTATTCCATTTCATCACGCCAATAGCAGCTGCCATCCTAATCATTGGATTCTTCCTTTTAAAAGATAAGAAAGAAAAGTCCAATGACCGGCTTGATTTCGTTTCACTCACTCAATCAAGTATTGGTTTTGGCGGTATCTTATATGGTTTTAGCTCGGCGGGTAACAAAGGCTGGGATAGTCCTTTAGTATACGGAACAATTATTATCGGTGTCGCCTCCTTGATGATATTCATCTGGCGCCAGCTGAAACAGGATAATCCGATGCTGAACTTCCGTGTTTACCAATTTCCTGCCTTTGCCTTGGCTTCTGTCATCTCAATGACCGTAAATATGGCATTGTTTTCGGGGATGATACTTCTGCCCATCTATACCCAAAACCTGCGTGGAATCACGCCGATGGACGCTGGGCTGTTGATGCTTCCGGGAGCCCTTATCATGGCCTTCATGTCGCCTATTACTGGACGGCTGTTTGATAAGTTTGGAGGAAAGGTTCTTGCCATTGTTGGTTTATTCATAATTACAATTACGACATATGATTTCGCAACGCTTACCCTTGAAACATCTTATACTCATCTGATTGTGTTGTATTCGATAAGGAGCCTGGGGATGTCAATGGTCTTCATGCCGGTATCGACAAATGGGCTGAACCAGCTGCCGCCGAGGTTTTATCCGCATGGGACCGCAATGAACAACACGATGAACCAGGTTGCTGGTGCTATAGGAACAGCATTGCTGGTCACCATTATGACGAACCGGACAGAGTCAAGTGCTGAAGAGCTTGGCAAAGAGGCGATGAGTAAATTGACTGAACAACCTACCGCAGAAGTCGCAGCTCAAATGAAGCAGCAAATCATGGCACAGGCGATGCTTGATGGAATTAATTTCTCGTTCCTGGTAGCAACGTTCATTTCCGTAATTGCCCTGATACTTGCCTTCTTTATTAAGAGAGCGACACAAGCGGAAGATCCACTTGATAAAGCTCCGGTTAGAAAGAAGCTTGCTGAAAATTAA
- a CDS encoding methylated-DNA--[protein]-cysteine S-methyltransferase, whose translation METIYWSVFKNSQWPLHIAASEKGLCYVGSPGEGFKELEAWVLKHRPKAQIVENEEFLKPYFTELNDYLEGSVTSFNFPVDTMGTPFQESIWAALKEIPYGRTVTYSDIANIIGKPAAVRAVGSAIGANPVMITIPCHRVIGKNGALTGFRGGIEMKKFLLEHETKFAVVQQ comes from the coding sequence ATGGAAACAATTTATTGGTCGGTTTTTAAAAATAGCCAGTGGCCCTTGCATATCGCTGCTTCGGAAAAAGGATTGTGCTATGTAGGTTCACCAGGTGAAGGGTTCAAGGAACTTGAGGCTTGGGTGTTGAAGCATCGTCCGAAGGCCCAAATTGTTGAAAATGAGGAGTTTTTGAAACCTTATTTTACTGAGTTAAATGATTATCTTGAAGGTTCAGTTACTAGCTTCAACTTTCCGGTGGACACGATGGGAACTCCCTTTCAGGAGAGTATTTGGGCTGCCCTGAAGGAAATCCCTTACGGCAGGACGGTTACCTACAGTGATATAGCAAATATAATAGGGAAGCCTGCAGCGGTCAGGGCTGTCGGCTCCGCTATTGGGGCAAATCCTGTCATGATTACAATTCCATGCCATAGGGTCATAGGTAAAAATGGAGCTCTCACAGGGTTCCGAGGCGGCATTGAAATGAAGAAGTTTCTTTTGGAGCATGAAACCAAGTTTGCCGTTGTACAGCAATAA
- a CDS encoding alpha-glucosidase, whose product MDKKWWKESICYQVYPRSFMDSNGDGIGDLKGVTAKLDYIKELGIDVIWLSPMYKSPNDDNGYDISDYQDIMDEFGTMADFNELLEEVHKRGMKLILDLVINHTSDEHPWFIESRSSKNNPKRDWYIWRDGEDGREPNNWESIFSGSAWKLDEQTGQYFMHIFSARQPDLNWENPEVRNALYDMVNWWLDKGIDGFRVDAISHIKKKPGLPDMPNPKGLEYVPSFDYMMNVEGVDGFLKEFVSKTTRNYDVMTVGEANGVRITDADKWVGERDGYFNMIFQFEFLGLWDKNKKDSVDVKALKRVLTKWQKGLEGIGWNALFIENHDQPRRVSTWGNDKKYWKESAKMLGAMYFFMKGTPFIYQGQEIGMTNVQFPSIEDYNDVGMRNYYRIETEKGRSHEEIMEFIWKHGRDNARTPMQWDSSHLAGFTAADKTWFGINPNYTKINVASQLDDKDSILHFYKELIRLRKENKLFVYGKYHLYYPNHPKLFVYTRTLGRQKAIILCNVHGTPSRFKMPAAIRYKKSELILNNYPVQGKKLPKEFTMKPFETRVYFLY is encoded by the coding sequence ATGGATAAAAAGTGGTGGAAAGAAAGTATTTGCTATCAAGTGTATCCCAGAAGTTTTATGGATAGCAATGGTGATGGGATTGGCGATTTGAAGGGCGTAACCGCAAAGCTCGATTATATAAAGGAGCTTGGTATCGATGTCATCTGGCTGTCGCCAATGTATAAGTCGCCGAATGATGACAATGGGTATGATATTTCAGATTACCAGGATATCATGGACGAGTTTGGAACAATGGCGGATTTTAATGAGCTTTTGGAAGAAGTGCACAAGCGCGGGATGAAGCTTATCCTTGACCTTGTCATTAACCATACGAGTGATGAGCATCCCTGGTTTATTGAATCACGGTCATCTAAAAACAATCCAAAGCGAGATTGGTATATTTGGCGTGATGGCGAGGACGGGCGGGAGCCGAATAATTGGGAATCTATCTTCAGTGGCTCAGCCTGGAAACTGGATGAGCAGACCGGGCAATATTTCATGCATATTTTTTCAGCCCGTCAGCCTGATTTGAACTGGGAAAATCCCGAGGTCAGAAATGCGCTTTATGACATGGTAAATTGGTGGCTGGATAAAGGGATTGACGGTTTCAGGGTCGATGCCATTTCACATATAAAAAAGAAGCCTGGCTTGCCTGACATGCCGAATCCAAAGGGCTTAGAGTATGTTCCTTCCTTTGATTATATGATGAACGTCGAGGGTGTTGACGGCTTCCTGAAAGAGTTTGTCAGCAAAACAACCCGCAACTATGATGTCATGACAGTCGGAGAAGCCAATGGAGTCCGCATCACTGACGCCGACAAGTGGGTTGGTGAGAGGGACGGCTATTTCAATATGATTTTTCAATTCGAGTTCTTGGGACTATGGGACAAGAATAAGAAAGACTCGGTCGATGTTAAAGCATTGAAGCGGGTTTTGACAAAATGGCAAAAAGGCCTTGAGGGTATTGGCTGGAATGCCCTGTTCATTGAAAACCATGACCAGCCGCGCCGGGTTTCAACCTGGGGAAATGATAAAAAGTATTGGAAAGAAAGCGCAAAGATGCTAGGGGCGATGTACTTTTTCATGAAAGGAACGCCGTTTATCTACCAGGGGCAGGAAATTGGAATGACCAATGTCCAATTTCCTTCTATCGAGGACTATAATGATGTTGGCATGCGCAACTATTATAGGATTGAAACTGAAAAGGGCCGCTCCCATGAGGAAATTATGGAGTTTATCTGGAAGCATGGGCGTGACAATGCACGGACCCCAATGCAATGGGATTCTTCACATCTGGCTGGATTTACGGCTGCGGATAAAACATGGTTCGGGATTAATCCAAATTACACAAAAATCAATGTCGCCAGCCAGCTGGATGATAAGGATTCTATCCTTCATTTTTACAAGGAATTAATTAGGCTGCGCAAAGAAAATAAGCTGTTTGTTTATGGCAAGTATCACTTATATTATCCGAATCACCCAAAGCTATTTGTCTACACCCGGACGCTGGGGAGACAAAAGGCAATTATTCTGTGCAATGTGCATGGAACTCCATCCAGGTTTAAAATGCCGGCAGCAATCCGATATAAGAAAAGTGAATTGATCCTGAATAACTATCCCGTACAGGGGAAGAAACTGCCGAAGGAATTTACAATGAAGCCTTTTGAAACAAGAGTATATTTCCTATATTAA
- a CDS encoding NAD(P)H-dependent oxidoreductase — translation MQTNEELKKDILEAFNFRHATKEFDPKKKISKEDFDFILETGRLSPSSFGVEPWRFIVVQNQELRKKIKETSWGAYGKAENASHFVIFLARTASETRYDANYLREHFLHSAQIPEDFLGKFLSRIEEFQREDFKLLDDDGRLLYEWACRQTYIALANMMTAAAQLKIDSCPIEGFNIEKMNALLEEEGLLEDGKFSISVMAAFGYRKQEPAPKKRRPESDVIKWID, via the coding sequence ATGCAAACGAACGAGGAACTTAAAAAGGACATTCTTGAGGCATTCAACTTCCGGCATGCAACGAAGGAATTTGATCCTAAAAAGAAAATTAGTAAGGAAGATTTTGATTTCATATTAGAAACAGGACGTTTATCGCCAAGTTCATTTGGAGTGGAGCCATGGCGGTTTATTGTGGTACAGAACCAGGAGCTCCGCAAAAAAATTAAGGAGACGTCTTGGGGTGCATATGGTAAAGCGGAAAATGCCAGCCATTTTGTGATTTTTCTAGCAAGGACCGCTAGTGAGACACGATATGATGCAAATTACCTTCGGGAGCATTTCCTTCATTCCGCGCAGATCCCAGAGGATTTTCTGGGAAAATTCCTAAGCAGAATTGAGGAATTCCAAAGAGAAGATTTCAAGCTGCTTGATGATGATGGCAGGCTTTTATATGAATGGGCCTGTAGGCAAACATATATAGCCCTGGCGAATATGATGACAGCAGCTGCACAGCTGAAAATCGACTCCTGTCCAATTGAGGGCTTCAATATCGAGAAAATGAATGCGCTCCTTGAAGAAGAGGGCTTGCTCGAGGATGGCAAATTCAGCATCTCCGTTATGGCTGCGTTTGGATATCGGAAACAAGAACCTGCCCCGAAAAAGCGCAGGCCTGAAAGTGATGTAATTAAATGGATTGATTGA
- a CDS encoding sensor histidine kinase, giving the protein MSIQKKLMLAFGAMLVVPILFFLIAVSALMLVYGEEGRLSSYVNELERIARRDELFGELKLMTTAEPDKLEQETYLNEMDSRLNKYDYELIIRIDGKLTYTDEMFKGVAIEDKLPSFGSFVNQVHESVEVDGKPFKFRQHDYVLPDGREGSIFIVEEATSLEQFALKHLPVIMVICVLALLLTNGLLSYIVSRGIINPMKLLQDAAGKIMAGNLDFKLETKRKDEIGELIEDFEKMREKLKESIDRQIQFENDRKLLLSNISHDLKTPISSIKGYVEGIKDGIANTEEKRTKYIDIIYKRANEMDAMINELFLTSTLDLNQVPFHFEKVDLTRYIKDIAEVAELELRKKGIQLLLEMELELTVLVKADREKLMRVFNNIFQNSSKYMDKEAGKIEISLKERDGFAVVKIQDNGPGIQEESLPRVFDTFYRAEDSRNKKTGGSGLGLTIAKQIVEMHNGLIRVESIEGEGTTMIIALPLMTPYSE; this is encoded by the coding sequence ATGTCGATTCAGAAAAAGCTTATGCTTGCATTCGGTGCCATGTTGGTTGTGCCTATCCTCTTTTTCCTGATCGCTGTATCAGCTCTTATGCTTGTATATGGTGAAGAGGGCAGGCTGTCGAGTTATGTGAATGAGCTTGAACGGATAGCCAGACGTGACGAATTGTTTGGTGAGCTTAAACTGATGACAACCGCTGAGCCTGATAAGCTGGAGCAGGAAACTTATCTTAATGAGATGGATTCCCGCCTTAATAAATACGATTACGAACTGATCATCCGCATTGATGGGAAGCTAACTTATACAGATGAGATGTTTAAAGGAGTAGCAATCGAAGACAAGCTGCCTTCGTTTGGAAGTTTTGTGAATCAGGTCCATGAGAGTGTAGAGGTCGACGGAAAACCATTCAAATTCCGGCAGCATGACTATGTGTTGCCTGATGGCCGGGAAGGAAGCATCTTTATTGTTGAAGAAGCAACTTCCCTTGAACAGTTTGCGCTAAAGCATCTTCCGGTTATCATGGTCATTTGTGTACTAGCTCTCCTTTTAACAAACGGGCTTTTGTCATATATCGTTTCAAGGGGCATTATCAATCCAATGAAACTTCTTCAGGATGCGGCCGGGAAAATTATGGCTGGCAATCTTGACTTTAAGCTTGAGACGAAACGCAAGGATGAAATCGGTGAACTTATAGAGGACTTTGAAAAGATGAGGGAGAAGCTTAAGGAATCCATAGACAGACAGATTCAGTTTGAAAACGATCGGAAGCTTTTGTTATCGAATATTTCCCATGATTTAAAAACACCTATCAGTTCGATAAAGGGATATGTTGAAGGTATCAAGGACGGGATTGCCAATACCGAAGAAAAGCGTACTAAATATATAGATATAATCTACAAGCGGGCAAATGAAATGGATGCAATGATAAATGAACTGTTTCTAACCTCTACGCTCGATTTGAATCAAGTGCCTTTCCATTTTGAAAAAGTGGATTTAACCAGATATATAAAGGATATCGCAGAGGTAGCAGAACTTGAACTCCGTAAAAAGGGAATTCAGCTGTTGCTGGAGATGGAATTGGAGCTGACAGTCCTTGTCAAGGCTGACCGCGAAAAACTAATGAGGGTCTTCAATAATATTTTTCAGAATAGCTCCAAGTATATGGACAAGGAAGCTGGTAAGATAGAAATCTCGCTTAAAGAGAGAGACGGATTTGCGGTTGTTAAAATTCAGGATAACGGACCCGGCATCCAGGAAGAATCCCTTCCTCGTGTATTTGATACCTTTTACAGGGCCGAGGATTCTCGAAATAAAAAGACAGGCGGTTCAGGGCTTGGGCTGACCATTGCCAAACAAATTGTCGAAATGCATAACGGATTAATCAGGGTTGAAAGCATAGAAGGGGAAGGAACCACAATGATTATTGCGTTGCCTCTAATGACCCCGTATTCTGAGTAG
- a CDS encoding TetR/AcrR family transcriptional regulator, with the protein MNDRKQHVIKSAHKLFVEKGFQATSIQDILEYSCISKGTFYNYFSSKNELLIALIKSIRKKLEFDLDELQFGHERSDIEVFTKQIELHLKANRTNKLLSLYDEVMFSNDPELKRYLKENHLQNLRWLYHRFIDIFGEERKPYLLDCSLMFMGILQQSLKFNSLANSSISIHEIVRFSVDRIVKIVDEVSLSNDRLLDPSFLEKLFPKDKGTDQVLCMKLRKMISAIKKNYRLQEQDKTYELLNFIEEEIVNAKAPRVFVIESAIGTLKSERTIDMDRITELEQFAKAVLETK; encoded by the coding sequence ATGAACGATAGGAAGCAGCATGTTATAAAAAGCGCTCATAAATTATTTGTGGAAAAAGGATTTCAGGCTACGTCCATACAGGACATTCTTGAATATAGCTGCATTTCAAAAGGAACATTTTACAATTACTTTTCCTCAAAAAATGAGTTATTAATCGCCCTTATAAAATCAATCCGCAAGAAATTGGAATTCGACCTAGATGAGCTGCAGTTCGGCCATGAACGATCTGATATTGAAGTCTTTACTAAACAAATAGAATTACATCTCAAAGCAAATCGTACAAATAAATTGCTTTCTCTTTATGATGAAGTTATGTTTTCAAATGATCCGGAACTAAAAAGGTATTTGAAAGAAAATCATCTACAAAATTTGAGATGGCTGTACCATCGGTTCATTGATATTTTCGGTGAAGAGAGAAAGCCATACCTTCTGGATTGCTCACTCATGTTTATGGGGATTCTCCAGCAAAGCTTAAAATTCAACTCACTGGCAAACTCTAGTATATCAATTCATGAAATTGTCCGATTCAGTGTTGATCGAATTGTAAAAATAGTCGATGAAGTTTCTTTATCAAATGACAGACTGCTGGATCCATCCTTCCTCGAGAAATTATTCCCTAAGGATAAAGGAACAGACCAGGTTTTATGTATGAAACTGCGAAAGATGATTTCAGCCATTAAAAAAAATTACCGCCTTCAGGAGCAGGACAAAACGTATGAACTTTTAAATTTCATCGAAGAAGAAATCGTGAATGCAAAGGCACCGCGTGTGTTCGTTATTGAAAGTGCTATTGGTACATTAAAATCCGAAAGAACGATTGATATGGATCGTATTACTGAATTAGAGCAGTTTGCAAAGGCTGTCTTAGAAACCAAATAA
- a CDS encoding DHH family phosphoesterase: MKLFTDIDLDGLGCGLLAKIAYGDKADVAYCSHRVLNDRVQQHLAKNETAHDEIYITDMAVNSEVEKRLAERFKKGGHIRLIDHHVTAMHFNQYEWGFVLPEYETGKKTCATSLFYEHLVKTNALRPTKALDEFVDLVRQYDTWEWDENNNTAAKRLNDLFYIMERNEFEEVLLERLKKNPEAFSLSKNENFLLDIEDAKIERYIRSKSRQLVQAKVDGYFAGIIHAEQYLSELGNALNKLYPHLDMVILLNVGGKKAGFRTIHDEVNVAEFASRFGGGGHPKASGCELGKDAFQIFVVDVFSLQPLKLDADRNELNIKGTSYGTFFENRNGDMILIRPSEGGKVEAVHKGAVQKEYSTFADAERDVKRNYSAWLSYDNDLLRRLGEALDIPFEEARQSYKEMLHHLTE; this comes from the coding sequence ATGAAGCTTTTCACAGACATAGATTTGGATGGTTTAGGCTGCGGTTTGCTAGCCAAAATCGCATATGGAGACAAGGCGGACGTTGCCTATTGCTCGCATCGTGTCTTAAACGACCGCGTCCAGCAGCATCTTGCAAAGAATGAGACCGCCCATGATGAAATCTACATAACTGACATGGCTGTAAACTCCGAAGTGGAAAAAAGGCTTGCGGAGCGTTTTAAAAAGGGCGGCCATATTAGGCTTATTGATCACCATGTGACCGCTATGCATTTCAACCAATATGAATGGGGTTTCGTTTTACCGGAGTATGAAACAGGTAAAAAAACCTGCGCGACCTCTCTTTTCTATGAACATCTTGTCAAGACCAATGCCCTCCGCCCGACAAAGGCACTCGACGAATTTGTCGACCTTGTACGCCAATATGATACATGGGAATGGGATGAAAACAACAACACGGCCGCCAAAAGGCTTAATGATCTATTTTATATCATGGAACGGAATGAATTTGAGGAGGTTCTGCTTGAACGGCTCAAGAAAAACCCGGAGGCCTTTTCATTATCTAAAAATGAAAACTTCCTGCTGGACATTGAAGATGCGAAAATCGAACGATATATCCGTTCTAAAAGCAGGCAGCTTGTCCAGGCAAAAGTTGATGGATATTTTGCAGGAATTATCCATGCCGAGCAATATTTGTCGGAGCTGGGTAACGCGCTGAACAAACTGTACCCACATCTTGATATGGTCATTCTCCTAAATGTTGGCGGGAAAAAGGCGGGGTTCCGGACAATTCATGATGAAGTGAATGTTGCCGAATTTGCATCACGCTTCGGAGGCGGAGGGCACCCAAAGGCATCCGGCTGTGAACTCGGTAAAGATGCTTTCCAAATATTTGTAGTTGATGTTTTTTCGCTTCAGCCGCTTAAACTCGATGCAGACAGAAATGAACTGAACATAAAAGGCACCTCCTATGGAACCTTTTTTGAAAACAGAAATGGTGACATGATTCTTATTCGGCCATCAGAAGGCGGGAAAGTTGAGGCTGTTCATAAAGGGGCAGTCCAAAAAGAGTATTCTACATTTGCCGATGCTGAACGGGATGTGAAAAGGAACTATTCAGCCTGGCTCAGCTATGACAATGACTTGCTAAGAAGACTGGGCGAGGCACTGGATATACCATTTGAAGAAGCAAGACAATCATACAAAGAAATGCTTCATCATTTAACAGAGTAA